Genomic window (Bradyrhizobium sp. 186):
TGCCCTCGCGCGTCGCAGCCCAGATTGTCGACGACCCCGGCGGCGAAGCGATCGCGGTCGCCGCCCGCGCGCTCGACATGCCGAGCCCCAACTTCCAGCGCATCCTGTTGTTCTTCAAGCCGGAGATCGGCACGTCCGTGGACGCGGTCTACCGGCTGTCGCGGCTCTATGACCGGCTGAGCGACCGCTCCGCGCTGGTGTTGCTCGCCGCCTGGCGCGGCTCCACGCTCGCCGTCACGCGCGCGAAATACCAGTCGACGCTGCATGACAGCGAACGCCAGCGCGCGCGCGCAAGCGCAAACCAGCCGCGGCCGGGCGTGCAGCCCGGCTCGAGTCCCGCGGTGCGGACGGGGACCGACGGATCGGATCGCTAATCAGGTCCGCGCCAGTTCGAGGAAGTGCCGGCCCGCGCGGTCCTCGGTCTCGACGATCCAGGCGTCCGAGTCGAAGCGGATCTCCTTGGTCAGACGCTCCTCGACCGCAGGCTCCGGCATCGGCTGCGGCGCGGCCGGCACAAAGAACCGATCGACCGGCCGGCCGTCGTCATAGACGGTTTGCGGCGCCGGCACGTAGAGCATCGCGTTGCCGTCGAGCAGCGCGACCTTGACGAACACCGCGCCCGCTTCCTCGGCGCCGCGACGGCGCACCGCGCCGAACACGCCCTCGGTCTGACACCGGCGCAGATAGGCCGCGACCCATATGTTTGATTTTAGGCGCATAAATCGCACGATAGGCCAGTGCCGCAATCAGCACCAGCCTCCGCAAGCGTGACGATTATTCGACGGGATGGCCGATCGCGGCCCCGAGTTCGCGCAACAGGCGATCGGACACCTGGCCGGTGACCTGCATCTTGTGCTCGCGCTCGAATTTCTGGATCGCGGACTGGGTTTCGCCGCTCATTGTGCCCGTGACCTTCAACTGACCATAGCCATATTCGGACAGCGCGCGCTGCACGCCGGAGATGCGGCGCGCAACCGGGCTTTGCTGCACCGGAATGGGCGCCGGCGGACGCGCGACGGCGACGGAAGGAGATGTCGTGGCCTTGACCAGATTGGTCATGGGATCGCCTGCTCTCGGCGTCGATGCGGTCGCCTCAATGGGCTTCTCGGGCGCCTTCTCGGCCGGCTTCGGCTCGGCACGGAACTCAGTCGCCTTCGGCTCGAGCGGCGACGTATCGGCGCCGACGGGGCGCGGGCGCGGCATGGGATTCGGCTGCGGGACGGACGACGGCATCGGAAGATTGATCACTGTGCCGAACATCGGCGCCGGATGCCGGCCGGTCTGAAGGAACAGCGCGTTGGCGACGATGGCGCTGACGGCCGCGACGGCGACCAGCCCGGCCAGCGTGTCCTTGGGGCTGTGCAGCAGTATCCGCATCGCGAGATTGCGCTCGGTCTCGATATCCACGACCGCGGCCTTTGCGCCACGGCGGCGCCGAGCAGCTTCGTCCTTTGCGGGCTTTCTAGGCACTTTTCTTCACCAAAGCAGGTTGGTCCTGAAGTTGATCCTGAGGTTGATCCTGAGGTTCTTGGCGCAGCACCGGCGTCAGCGTCGCGATCTTGCTCTCGGGCGCCTTGACTTGCGGCGGCGTGTAGACGAGCGGCAGCTTGACGGTGACGGCGGTGCCCTCGCCGAGCCTGCTTTGTACCGTCAATTCGCCGAGATGCAATGCCACCAGACCGTTCACGATCGAAAGACCGAGGCCGGTGCCTTCGTGGCGGCGCTGATAGGTCTTGCCTGCCTGGAAGAACGGCGCGCCGACACGCTTGAGATCGTCGGGCGCGATACCGACGCCGGTGTCGCTGATGCGCAGCGTGAGTTGCGATCCCGACACCGCGGCAACAACAGTGACCTGACCGCCGCGCTCGGTGAACTTGATGGCGTTGGCGACGAGGTTGAGCACGATCTGCTTGAAGGCGCGCGGATCGCCGGTCATCACCGGCAAATCCTGCGGCGCATCGGTGATCAGATCAATACCGTTCTCCCGCGCTTTCAGCGCGAGCAGATTGCAGCAGTGCATGAGCGAGGCCCGCGGCGCGAACGGCTCCGCCGCAATCTCGAAATTGCCCGATTCCATCTTGGACATGTCGAGTATGCCGTTGACGAGCGAGAGCAGATGCTGCCCGGAATCGTTGATGAGCTGGGCATATTCCTTGCGCTGGGCCGCGCCGAGCATCAAAGTCTGCTCCTGCGCGATCATCTCGGAGAAGCCGATGATGGCGTTGAGCGGCGTACGCAATTCGTGGCTCATGGTGGCGAGGAAGCGCGTCTTGGCGGCGTCGGCCGCCTCCGCGGCGCTGCGGGCCTGATCGAGCGCCTGCTCCGCGAGCTTGCGATCGGTGACATCGCGCATCACGGCGACGACATCGGCCTCGCTCGCGACATCACGGTCAAGAGCCCGGCGGCCCGGATCCAGCTCGAGCGGACGGCAGCGCATCTCGACCCAGATGAAATCGACCTGAAAATCGGCTTGGCCGCGCTCGGAGCCGGCTTTCTCCTGTCGCAGTCGGAACTCGACGCTGCGGACGTGGCCGCGCGCGGCATCCGAGAGCGCAGTGAGATAGGCCGGGCGATCCGCGACATGGACACGGTCGAACAGGCCGTGGCCGAGCAGTCGCGCAATGGGCATGCCGAGCATGGCCTCAGCCGCCGGCGAGATGAACTGCACCGCGCCGTTACGTTGATGCCGCGAGATGACGTCGCTCATGTTGCGCGCCAGCAGGCGATAGCGCTCTTCTTCGCGCGACAGCAGCGCGACGCTGGTGCGCGCGAGCGATTCCGCACCGAAGGCGAGGCCCGCGGCATAGAGCGTCGCCGAAGCGACGCCGAACGCCATCAATATTCCGCGCTCTGCGGCACTGGCGTCGCCGGGCAACCAGCCGAGTTGGCTGACGAGGATCAAGATCCCGGCGCAGGACAGTGCAAGCAGCGAGGCGAAGGCCGCAACGCGGCGCGAAGCCGACAACGCGGCTTCGAGGGGAACCACGACCAGCCAGATCGCAGCAAATGATTCGATGCCGCCGGTCGTGGCCGCAATCGCCATGATCAGGCCGGCGAGCGCCAGCGACGACAGTACATGCGCGCCTTCATAGCGGCCGGTGCGCGACAGGAACCAGGACAACAGAATCGGTGCGATCAGCCACGCGAAGGCCGCAACCTCGATCGCGCTCGGCGCGCCGCGCATGGCGAGATAGACCGGAAATGCGGCAAACGCCGCCAGGCTTCCCAGCAGCCTCGGCGCCATGAAGGCACGATGGCGCGCGCGCGTCAGCGCGTCGTAACGCGCGGAGGGATGCAGCAGCGCATCGAGACAATCGCGGATGATACTCAAAACTGTCACGGGTCTCGCGCTTCGGCTCAATCGTCGAGAAGACGCGCCGGAACGCCTCCTTATCGTTGAGCCAACGTGTCAGAGTGACCTTAAACGAACGCTAAGGCCGCCCGGCCTGCCGCCGGACACCGTATCATCGCGGGGCTTTTTAGACGATTTGGCGATGTCATCGGCGGGGATGGTGAACACAGGGTTTCACCCTCCCCCTCATGGTTTCGAATTGGTGGATGCGCGGGCCAGGGGAATCACGGGCGTGCGCGTCAATCGAAAATTTACGAGACCGCCGGTTGCGAAGATTTTTGCGTAAATTTTCCGCGAATTAAGCGGAAGGCAATCACTTGCGATTTATCGAGGATTGCTAGATCGGACGCGCGCGGCAATCGCCGCGGAGGGATCTAACACACAGGTCGCAAGATGCGCTTTCTGCTCCGCATCACATTCTGGCTCGGGCTGGTGCTGGTGCTCCTGCCGCGGGACAAGACGCCCGAATCGGAGAAGCTGCCGCAGATCGGCGCTGCCGATGCCGTGCAGGCTGCGACCGCGGCCGTCTCCGACGCGAGCCAGTTCTGCAAACGCCAGCCGGCGGCCTGCGAGGTCGGCGGTCAGGCCGCAACCATCATCGGCCAACGGGCGCAGGACGGCGCGCGCAAGCTCTACCAGATCATCAACGACAAGAAGGAGCAGATCACCAACGAGAAGAATGACAAGAAGGCGCCCGACCACACCGGTTCGATCGCGATGGCCGGTGAAGGCGATATAGCTGCGAGCGAGGCGCCGCGCGAAACCCTGACCCAGGACGACCTCGCGCTGGAGTGGCGTGGCCCGCAAGTCGCGAATTAGGGCCCAAACCCTATCGATTTCACCCACTTGCATCCCTATATTGGCCTGAACGGGAACACGGGCCACATGACGACAATCGACGAAATCAGGGACAATTTCGAGCTCCTGGACGAGTGGGACGACCGCTACCGGTATGTCATCGAACTCGGCCGCACCCTGGAACCGCTGTCCGAGGCGGAGCACTCCGCGGCCAACAAGGTGCAGGGCTGCGTCAGCCAGGTCTGGCTCGCCAAGCACGTCGACCGCGGCCACGGCGCACCGCGCCTGAAATATCTCGGCGACAGCGACGCCCATATCGTGCGCGGCCTGGTCGCGATCGTGCTCTCGCTCTATTCCGGCCGCACGCCGCAGGAGATTCTTGCGACCGACGCCATCGCTGTGTTCAACGAGTTCGGCTTTCGCGACCATTTGACGCCGCAGCGCTCCAACGGCCTGCGCTCGATGGTCGAACGTATCAAGGCCGATGCGAAAGCGGCGCTCGCGGACGCCTCGTAGGAAGCTTACTTCCGCTTCCGCTGCTGCTGCCCCAATCCCATCTTCTTCGCCAGTTGCGAGCGCGCCACCGCATAGTTCGGCGCGACCATGGGATAATCGGCCGGCAGGCCCCATTTCTCGCGATATTGCTCCGGCGTCATGCTGTACTGGGTGCGCAGATGCCGCTTCAGCGACTTGAAGCGCTTGCCGTCTTCCAGACAGACCAGATAGTCCGGCGCGATCGACTTCTTCAGCGAGACCGCCGGCTTGGCCGGCTCGAGCGGCGCCTCCACGCGGCCTGACGACACCCGCACCAGCGCACCATGCACCTGGCTGATCAGGTTGGAAATCTCGGCGGCCGGCGTCGGATTGTTGCTGAGATAGGCCGACACGATGTTCGCCGTCAGCTCGATGAAATTCTTGCCCGCGGCATCCGACATGGACCCGACCTTTCTCCAACTTGCGTCTGTCTTGCGTCTCTTGAGATTCACGACGCTGAAGTATTCGATGTCAACAATACGTTCGACTGAAATGTGACGACTGACCAATATGAGCGGATGACTGCGGAGGTGACAAGAAGACGGCGCTGCACTCCGCGAATGCACTTGGCCCGCGGGCCGCTCAAGACCGCTGGTCGAGATGGGCGCGCAGTTCGTCGATCGAAGCAAAGCGCATCATGCCTTCCGGCATCTGCGCTTCGATCGAACCGTCGGAATAGAGCGAATAGGCCATGCCGTCGACGACGCCGGATTTGAGCACAGTGACCTGCGCCGGCTCGGCCGGCGGCAGCTCTGGCTCAGGCTGGGGCGGGACGGCCTCGAAGGTCGACGGGGTGCGCGGTGGCGGGCGCCGCGACGCCGCCGGCTCCGATGGCCGCGCGCGGTCGGGCTTCGGCCAGGCATCGTCGAAGCTCGCAGGCGGAACCTCCGGCGCGACAGGCTCCGCGGGCTCTTCGTGCGACTGCGGCGGCAGGCCGTCGGTCGCTTTTGCCTCCGCGCGCTCGCGCTCCTTGCGCGAGGTCGAGGCGAACAACAGGTTGCGCCGGCGCGGTGCTTCGGGAGCCGCAGGCGGGGGCGCTTCCGGCTCTGCCGGTAGCTCGACGCGCGGCCGCTCGCGAGCGGCTGCCTCGCTCTGCCACGGCGGCGGCGCGGCGGACGATGGCGGAGCCTGCGGATCGACTTGCATCGCCGGAGCAGGCACGGGCTCCCGCGGAGCCGTTCCAGGCATCGCGAGGCCTGAGGGCAGTACCGGCCTGACCCGAACGTCCGCCGCCGCAGTCGAACCGGCCAGCCGGCGAGCGATGCCCTTCAGCTCCAGCACCACGACGTGGAGGCCGACCAGTAACATTCCGGAGCAGACGCCGATCGTGCCGGAGATTATGAGAGTGCTGCCGAGGCTGAAATCCCTGACGGTGTAACCGAAAAGGACCGCGAGGAGGCCCGCCACCACGGCGACGATCCCTGCGATCAGCAATGCCAAGATCATCGAACCCACCCCCGGCCGCGCACCCATGCGCGACACCCGTTACGCCACGATACCGTCATACGGTGTTCCTCGCCAACGGCCAATTATGGGCAACGTTCCTAAAGGGAAGGAAATCAGGGACTTATTCACATTCCCTTCAGCTACGGCCCCCTACGGTTAGTGTTCTCCGAGTTGCAAGGATTTGCTGCGTCGCATCAGGAATTTAGCCATAATGCCCAATTACTTGGTAATGGAACTGCGCTATAGGGATTCCGGGGAACAGGCCCATGCGCACCAGCAGGGCCGAGAGGGGATTCCGGGTCACCAATAGCCATGACATCCATCACGACTTCGGCGATCGACACGCCTCTCCGGCGCTCGGTCGAACGGACTTGCGACGATCTCGCCATGCTGGTGCTGGCTGCGGTCGCCGTCATTGCAGGCTTGACCTTCCGTGACTACGGGCTCGGCTGGGATGATTACACCCACGCCGAATATGCCGACCTGCTGCTGCGCATGTTCGGTTCCGGCTTCAAGGACACCGCGGCGCTCTCCTTCGCCAACCTCTATATGTACGGCGGCGGCTTCGACATGGTCGCAGCCCTCCTGCACAAAGTCATTCCGCTCGAGCTGTTCGAGACGCGCCGTCTGCTCGGCGCCATGGTCGGCGTGGTCGGGCTTGCGGTGACATGGCGACTCGGCCGCCGCATCGGTGGCCCGCTTGCCGGTCTCGCGACGCTGCTGCTGCTTGCGCTATGCCCGATCTTCTACGGCCACATGTTCATGAACCCGAAGGATGCGCCCTTCGCAGTATCGATGATCATCCTGATGCTCGGCCTCGTGCGGCTCGCCGAAGAATATCCGCAGCCCTCGCCGCGCACGATCCTGATCGTCGGCCTCGGCGCCGGCCTGGCGATCGGCTCGCGCATTCTCGGCGGGCTCGCGCTGGTCTACGCCGTGATCGGCTTCATCCCGCTGTTCCTGGAGGAACTGCGCACCGAGGGCCTTCGCGAGTCGGTCCGCCGCTTCGCCCATGTCGTCTACATCCTGCTGCCCGGCCTCGTGCTCGGCTACCTCGTCATGGGCCTGATCTGGCCGTGGTCGATCATGGAGCCCGGCAATCCCTTCGAGGCTTTGACCTACTTCTCGCACTTCTTCGAGAAGCCCTGGAAGGAGATGTTCGACGGCGCGATCGTGTCCGTGCCCGACATGCCCTGGTCCTATCTGCCGACGCTTTTCGCGCTTCAGCTTCCGGAAGTGATGCTGGTGCTGATGGTCGGCGCCGTGATCGGCACCTTAGCGCTGCTGCCGCGACGCGAGGTCCCGGCGCGCCGCAAGACCATCCTCCTGATGCTGACGCTCGCAGCGACCCTGCCGCTCGCGATCGCGATGGTGAAGCGGCCGGCGCTCTACAACGGTATCCGCCATTTCGTCTTCGTGATCCCGCCGATGGCGGTGCTCGGCGGCGTCGCTTTCGGCTGGGTCATGGAGCGCCTGCGCGCCAACCACCGCACCTGGCAGCCGGTCGTGCTCGCCACCTTCTGCTTCGGGCTGGCGCTGTCGCTCGCCGAGATGATCCGGCTGCATCCGTATCAATACACCCATTTTAACCACATCGCCGGCACCGTGCGCGGCGCCGACGACCGCTTCATGCTGGACTATTGGGGCCTGGCGCTGAAGCAGGCTTCCGACGAATTGCGCGAGCAGATCGTCGAGCGGCAGGAAGTGGCGCCGGGCAATCGCAAATGGAAGGTCGCGGTGTGCGGCCCGCAGCGCCCTGCCCAGGTCGCGCTCGGCCCCGACTTCACCATCGGCTGGGATTCCAATGCGGCCGATTTCGCGATGACGCTCGGCGAGTTCTACTGCAAGGGCCTCACCGCGCCGGTCCTGGTCGAGATCAAGCGCGACGACGTGGTGTTCGCCCGCGTCTACGACATCCGCGGCCGCAGCATTTCCAGCCTGCTGTCGATCCCGGCGCCGTAATATCCTTCTCCTGATCCGTAGCCCGGAGCAGCGAAGCGAAATCCGGGGACCTCACGGCTTCCTGCATTTCGCTGCGCTCCATGCGGGCTACGCTGAACTGCCGCGCTTTGTGCGCCTTGCTGGCAGCCCGCAGCAGGACTAGGCTCCCTCCCCGCAACAACGATGTTCGGAGAGATTTGCCATGTCGCCAGCGGAAGCACGCCGGAGGGAAGTGCCGTCGAACATGACGGAGGCCGAGTGGCAGCAACGGGTCAATCTCGCCGCCTGCTATCGCCTCGTCGCGCTGTACGGCTGGGACGATCTGGTCGACACCCACATCTCCGCGCGCGTGCCCGGCCCCGAGCATCACTTCCTCATCAATCCCTACGGGCTGATGTTTGACGAGATCACGGCGTCGAGCCTCGTCAAGGTCGATCTGCACGGCAACCAGCTCTCCGAGAGCGAATACAGCATCAACCCGGCCGGCTTCACCATCCATTCGGCGATCCACGAGGTGCGCGAGGACGCGATCTGCGTGTTGCATCTCCACACGCTCGACGGCACCGCGGTGTCGAGCAGCGCCGAGGGCCTGCTGCCACTGAACCAGACGGCGCAGCTCGTCACCCACGACCTCGCCTATCACGACTATGAAGGCATCGCGCTCGACCACGACGAGCGGCCGCGCCTCCAGAAGGACCTCGGCGACCACAACCACATGCTGCTGCGCAACCACGGCACGATGACGGTCGGCCGCTCGGTCGCTTCGGCCTTCGAGCGCATGTATCACCTCGAGCGCGCCTGCTCGATGCAGGTGCGCACGCGCGCGCTGGGCACGCCGGTCTATCCGGTCGACGACGTCGCGATCGACAAGAACACCGAGCTGCTCGCCAACCGCGACCGCGCCGAGCTGCGCGCGACCAATTTGGTGTGGCCGCCGCTGCTGCGCAAGCTGGACCGCGTCAATCCCGGCTACCGGTCTTGAGATTTTCGGGATTTTGTGTAGGGTAGGCGTCAACACCCTCTGCACGTTCTGGAATGAAACGCCGCCCAATTCCGGGCGGCGTTTTTATTTGCGACGACATCGTCGCCCATGAACAAGTCTGTCAGCGTGGATCAATTCCTCGTTCCGGTTAGGTCGAGATAGCGCATGCACTTGGCTTCTAAATCCGGGTACGCCGCGTACTGGACCACAAATTCTTCCAACGGCGGATGGAAGTCCTTCAGAAACTTGAAGCTCGAAATCAGATAGTTTGTCTCGTAGGCAATTTTTCGCGGATCTCGGAGGATGCTCTTATCCGTCCTTTCCCTTCTGAGATCAGAGAACCCGCTTAGACTCGAGATGTCGATGCTATCCAATACCGTCCGATATTTTGCATAAAATCTTGCGTGAACAAAATTGTAGCAATCTTGATTTAGGCGCCCCTCTGCGCGGAGATCTGATGGACCTGGATTCGACCGTATTTTCCGTCGAAATTCGTCAAAAATCGAACTGAAGCCGGGTTCAATCTTGACGCTCGCTGCTACCATTTCCTGAATTTCTCGATCATGAGTTCGCGCAAACTCGTCAGCGGCTCCAACAACGGACAGCCAAGAACACGAGACTATCGCGGCGGCCAATAGCCAAGCGCGCCAGACCCGGTACAGCAGTGATCGACACGAAATTGTCCCGCTCCGTGTCACCATCCACTCTCCAATTACAATCGACGCGTTCACAGCGCAGAACCCGGGCACTGCATCAGCTTGCTTGGCCGGGCCGGGATTGCTTGGTCATTCGCAGGTGACAGCCGTTGCTTCGATCTCAACCCGTGCGGAAGCTGGCGAGAGTCCGCTGACCTGGACGAGCGTACTTGCGGGGCGGATTTGATCAAAAAACTCCGAATGGGCGCGGGCAACATGCTGAGTGTCCCCGATGTCAATCACATACACCACCGTACGAACGACGTGTCGCATGTCTGCTCCGATCTCCGCCAGCGCATCGGCTATGATTGCCAAGGCAGCCTTGGCCTGCACGTAGGCATCACCGCTCAGTTGCGGCTGGCGTGCCGTCGTACCTGATACATAGATTTGATTTCCCACGCGGACGGCTCGCGAGTACCCGTATGCGTCTTCAAAGGCGTAGCCGGACGAAATATTCTGCCTAGCATTACAGTTGCTTTGTTTGCGGGCTTCTGAATCCATGGGCAACCATGATTCGAATGTCGTGGACGCGGGCCGCGTCGGTTGAGGAGACGCTTGCGTTGTGGGCGGCGTCGCTTCGAGAGATCAAGCAACGGATACGTCCGTTGTTCACGCAAGAGCGTGTGGCGACGAATGCAGGCTTGTTCCTGGAAGGTCTGCTCGGAGATGAGCAGCGCAAGACCGGCTGGATGCGCGCGGAGGCGGCTGGCGATCCTGGCCCATGGCGTCAGCAGGCGATCCTGGGTCGTGGAGATTGGGACGCTGATGCCCTGCGCGACATCGTCCGGGACTATGTCATCGAGCACTTGGCGGATGACGATGCGGTGCTGGTGATCGACGAGACCGGCTTTCTCAAGCAGGGTAAGGCCTCATGCGGAGTGGCACGGCAATACACTGGTTCGGCAGGGAAGATTACGAACTGCCAGATCGGCGTCTTCGCTACCTACGTTTCGCGTCATGGTCATGCGTTCATCGATCGCGCGTTGTATCTTCCGAAGGAATGGACTGACGATCCAGATCGTCTGGAAGCCGCATATGTGCCTGCCGATGTCGGCTTTGCGACCAAACCAAAGCTTGCGACGAGAATGATCGCACGTGCGATAGCCGCGTCTGTACCATTCAAGTGGGTTGCCGGTGACACGGTCTACGGTGTTGGCGATATCGAACAGCAGCTACGGCGGGCAGGCAAAGGCTATGTGCTCGGGGTCAGCAGCTCTCATGTCTTCCGATCCTGGGGCAAGCGACAGCCGGTCGCCGGCAAGGCCGAAGACATCGCCCGGACGCGGCGCCCGTCCGACTGGAAGCGCTTGTCGGCGGGAGCCGGAACCAAAGGACCGAGGCTGCATGACTGGTGTTATCTCGAACTGGCCGATCTCGAGGTCGAGCAGTTCAACAGCGCAAATGATGGTTTATGGACGCGCGGTCTGCTGATCCGTCGCCATATCGCCGATGGCGATCTCGCCTTCTTCACCACCTGGTGCCCAGCGGGAACATCAATTGAAACGCTGGTCGCGGTCGAAGGCCATCGATGGGCGATCGAGGACAGCTTTGAAACCGCGAAAAACGAGTTCGGGCTCGATCACAACGAGAGCAGATCCTGGCATGGCTGGCATCGCCACGTGTCCCTGGTGATGCTCGCCTTCGCCATGATGGCGGCGATCCGCCATCGCGCCAATCCGCCACCGCCCAAAAAAACCAAACGCCGCCCCCCGGCAAAAGCCAAAGCACACCCACGCCGCCGCTGATCCGTTGGTCAATCCAGGAAATCCGCCGCATCGCCATCAGGCTTGCTCGAAAGCGGATCCAACCCGCGCATGTCATCGCATGGTCATTCTGGCGCAGAGCTCACCAGGCTGCCGCTCAGCGCGCGCATCTCAAAGCAAAACGGCAACTGTAATGCTAGACAAGCGACAGCTCCTGCATCTGACCCGCCGGGTGCCCAACATCATAGGGGGTGGTGGGCACGGCGCTTTGCGCCTTTGCGCACCCTACGCATCGCCACGCGGTCACTTCACCTCCGCCAGCGCGGCGAGGATGCGGGCCCAGGAGCGGATGCCCTTCTGGAAGCTTCTGAGGTCGTATTTCTCGTTCGGCGAATGGATGTTGTCGTCGTCGAGCCCGAAGCCGACGAGCAGCGAGTCCAGCCCAAGCGTGCGTTTGAAGTCGGCGACGATCGGGATCGAGGCACCCGACCCCATCAGCACGGTCTCCTTGCCCCATTCCTCGGTCAGCGCCGTCTTCGCAGCGGCGAGCGGCTTCATGTTCCAGTCGAGCGCGACCGCGGGCGCGGCGGAATGGTCGCCGAACTCGACCTTGCAGTCTCCCGGAATCCGCGCCGACACGTAATCGCGGAAGGCCTTGCGGATCTTTGCAGGATCCTGCCCCTCGACCAGGCGGAACGACACCTTCGCCGATGCATGCGACGGGATCACCGTCTTCGAGCCCTCCCCGATATAGCCGCCCCAGATGCCGTTGACGTCGCAGGTCGGGCGTGAGGACGCCTGCTCGATCAGGAGCCGGCCCTTTTCGCCGGCCGGGATCGACAGGCCGATCGGCTTGAGGAACATCTCCGGCGTCAGGTTGAGCTTCTTCCACTGCTCCAGGATATCGGGCGGCAGATCTTTCACGCCGTCATAGAAGCCGGGAATGGTGATGCGGTTGTCGTCGTCGAACAACCCGCCGAGAATTTTGGTCAGCACCCGGATCGGGTTCATCGCCGAGCCGCCGAACACGCCGGAATGCAGGTCGCGATTGGCGGCGGTGATCTTCACCTCTTCGTAGAGCAGGCCGCGCAGCGAGGTGGTGATCGCCGGCGTGTTGCGATCCCACATGCCGGTGTCGCAGACCAGCACGTAGTCGGCTTTGAACTCGTCCTTGTTGGCCTCGATGAACGGCACAAAATTCTTCGAGCCGACCTCCTCCTCACCTTCGATCAGGAAGGTGATGTCGATCGGCAGCGATCCCGTCACTTTCTTCCAGGCGCGGCAGGCCTCGACGAAGGTCATCACCTGCCCCTTGTCGTCCTCGGCGCCGCGCGCGACGATGATCTTGCGGCCGTCGGCATGGTCGGTGATCACAGGCTCGAACGGCGGACGGTGCCAGAGCTCGAGCGGATCGACCGGCTGCACGTCATAATGGCCGTAGAACAGCACATGCGGCCGCCCGCCCGCGACCGTCTTGCCGACGACCGCGGGATGGCCGGCAGTCGGCCTCACCTCGGTCGCGACGCCGAGGCTCGCGATGTCCTTGGCGAGATGCTCGGCCGCTGCCTTGCACTCGGCGGCGAAGGCCGTATCCGCGGAGATCGACTTGATCCGCAACAACGAGAACAGACGCTCCAGGCTGTTGTCGAAGTCCTTGTCGATGTGGTCGAGCACGGATTGAAGCTGCGCGTTGGCCATGGTCGTGTTCCCG
Coding sequences:
- a CDS encoding IS701 family transposase translates to MIRMSWTRAASVEETLALWAASLREIKQRIRPLFTQERVATNAGLFLEGLLGDEQRKTGWMRAEAAGDPGPWRQQAILGRGDWDADALRDIVRDYVIEHLADDDAVLVIDETGFLKQGKASCGVARQYTGSAGKITNCQIGVFATYVSRHGHAFIDRALYLPKEWTDDPDRLEAAYVPADVGFATKPKLATRMIARAIAASVPFKWVAGDTVYGVGDIEQQLRRAGKGYVLGVSSSHVFRSWGKRQPVAGKAEDIARTRRPSDWKRLSAGAGTKGPRLHDWCYLELADLEVEQFNSANDGLWTRGLLIRRHIADGDLAFFTTWCPAGTSIETLVAVEGHRWAIEDSFETAKNEFGLDHNESRSWHGWHRHVSLVMLAFAMMAAIRHRANPPPPKKTKRRPPAKAKAHPRRR
- a CDS encoding Rid family hydrolase — protein: MDSEARKQSNCNARQNISSGYAFEDAYGYSRAVRVGNQIYVSGTTARQPQLSGDAYVQAKAALAIIADALAEIGADMRHVVRTVVYVIDIGDTQHVARAHSEFFDQIRPASTLVQVSGLSPASARVEIEATAVTCE
- a CDS encoding M20/M25/M40 family metallo-hydrolase; the encoded protein is MANAQLQSVLDHIDKDFDNSLERLFSLLRIKSISADTAFAAECKAAAEHLAKDIASLGVATEVRPTAGHPAVVGKTVAGGRPHVLFYGHYDVQPVDPLELWHRPPFEPVITDHADGRKIIVARGAEDDKGQVMTFVEACRAWKKVTGSLPIDITFLIEGEEEVGSKNFVPFIEANKDEFKADYVLVCDTGMWDRNTPAITTSLRGLLYEEVKITAANRDLHSGVFGGSAMNPIRVLTKILGGLFDDDNRITIPGFYDGVKDLPPDILEQWKKLNLTPEMFLKPIGLSIPAGEKGRLLIEQASSRPTCDVNGIWGGYIGEGSKTVIPSHASAKVSFRLVEGQDPAKIRKAFRDYVSARIPGDCKVEFGDHSAAPAVALDWNMKPLAAAKTALTEEWGKETVLMGSGASIPIVADFKRTLGLDSLLVGFGLDDDNIHSPNEKYDLRSFQKGIRSWARILAALAEVK
- a CDS encoding class II aldolase/adducin family protein, which encodes MSPAEARRREVPSNMTEAEWQQRVNLAACYRLVALYGWDDLVDTHISARVPGPEHHFLINPYGLMFDEITASSLVKVDLHGNQLSESEYSINPAGFTIHSAIHEVREDAICVLHLHTLDGTAVSSSAEGLLPLNQTAQLVTHDLAYHDYEGIALDHDERPRLQKDLGDHNHMLLRNHGTMTVGRSVASAFERMYHLERACSMQVRTRALGTPVYPVDDVAIDKNTELLANRDRAELRATNLVWPPLLRKLDRVNPGYRS